ATACAAAATAAACAAAAAAAATAAAAGCTAGCCCAAAGCTGGGCTAGCCGTATTGATGTACCATGGATGCGATGGATCGTTACTGGCTCGAAACCTAATCGATTTTTTAAGCTGATCACAGAGGTTTTTATATTCAGAGTTATCTCTATTTATCAGGCTTTCGATATTTGAATAAGTATTTTGTATCTCATCAAAGAAGATACTATACTCTAGCTCATTTGGCCTGACCGATAGCAGAACTTGCAAGATTCGCATATTCTCTTTGATATTTTGAGACCTCTGAATGTCTGCAATCAAATTGCGAATCGCCATAAGCTGTACTTCGGTCGTGTAAATTTCAATAACTCTGGGCAGGATTTCTGTATCGCACAGACTATTCTTGAATTTATTTTTGCAGTATAGCCTAGCATATAGCATCGGCTTAATTAAGGAATTATCTATCCTTTTTTCTAGCTCTCTAGCGACTGAAATAGGGGAGAGCCTATGTAGGTTTCTCATATCCCAAATATCCTGCTCGATAGATGCTAGTATTTTAGCTGCAAAGCGCCGGCGTTTTTGCATCGAGCCCGCACTTACACCTTCATTGGCAATTTGAGCATCAAGCCTGCTTGCCATGGCGGTGAATTTTGCATTCGCCGCACCCGGGTTTAGCTTGCCAGTGCTATCCGTAAATCTAGGAATCGTCTCGAAAACTTCTTTTATCGGTTGAGTCTCACGGTGCTCGATTGCCGCTCTTAGCCTGGTAATCGAATCCTGTATCTCATTAATATTATCCTCCGAAAGCCTTAGCTCTTTCCAGTTATTAAGCACTTTATGGCGAGTATTGAGAATAAAATCTAGGTAGTAGATGTATTCAACTCGAGTAGCTTCAATCCTGGACGCTGCCTGAAGACCACTAGTAAAAAGAGTGGGGAGGTATAGTGACGAGGTATAAGGTTTTTTGCCTTTCGGCATAACAAGGGTTATGATTTCGCCAATGATATTAGGATTATCGCACCTTGTTACGACTTCGAATTTCCAGCCGCTTCCAGGCTCACCAATACAGTGAATAGCCCTAGAAGATATATGCATATTTGCATATTCACTTCCCGGCGTAATTATGGCTCTCTCATCGCCAAACCAAATCGTTGAATTTTCCAATTGATATCCTTTTGTAGGGAACGTTTGCAGACGCAAAACTATATTATTGTACAATATTTTATTACTTTTTACAAATAAAAAGCTCCGATGATCCGGAGCTCTAACCGAAACTTAATTCGGTCGATATTTTCTGATATTCTTTCTTTGTCTGTCGCTAGTGCCACCCCAGACCCCAATTTCGTAGTTTTCGAGAGCAAATCTCAGGCAAATATTAATTACTGGGCAGTGTGAACACATCGCTTTAGCAATATTTTGGTCTTTTGTGCTGCTCGAAAAAAATATTTCTGTACCTGAGCTTCTGCAAGCACCCATTTCCATCCATTGAGAAATTAGGTTTTCGTCATAAGGTATTGGTTTGGTCGACATTCCTCCTCCTTGGTACTTAAGCAGCTTAGAAAAAAAGCTGAATTTCATTTAATATATTAAAACAAATATTTGTATTAGTCAAGAATTTAAATCTTGACCAAATTAATCTCAACAGATATAATCACTTGGTATATATGAATATTCCGGAGTAGCTCAGTGGTAGAGCAGTTGACTGTTAATCAATTGGCCGCTGGTTCGAATCCAGTCTCCGGAGCCAAGAAAAAAGACGAGATTTTCCTCGTCTTTTTTCTTTGTCCTGTAGCCCTGGATTCGAACCAGGAATAGAGCGAAGCGGTGGTCGGTAGAACGATACAGCGCACAGAAACTTGTTTCGAGCACTGTTGAGTGGCGGTGGCTTTAGCCACTATCCAGTCTCCGGAGCCAAGAAAAAACACCAGATGATTCTGGTGTTTTTTCTTTGTTCGAGAACTGGCTCGAACCAGGCTTTTTGTGTAAGCAAAAAGTAGTTCGGTGAAGTAAGGCAACGCACAGAAGCTTGCTTCGAGCATTGCCGAAACGAAAAAGGCTTTAGCCACAATCCAGTCTCCGGGCTCAGCAAAAAATCCAGATAGAACACCAATTGCCCCAACTTGTATGTACCAACTATAAAGACCCAGCATAGGGTCTTTTTTTGGTATGATATATCTATGAAAGATGCACTTGGAATTCTGGCGGTTGTAATTGGCTTTATAGGCTATGTGCCGTACTTTCAAACGATATTTAGCGGTAAAACAAAACCCCATGCCTTTACTTGGTTGGTATGGGGCACACTTACTGCCATTGCTACTGCTGGCCAGGTTGCAGGTGGCGGTGGAGCAGGAGCGTGGGTGACTGGCTTCACGGCCTTAATTAGCTTCATAATCTTTGGATTGGCGCTGGTAAGGGGAGTGAAAGACTTTCCATTATCAGATTGGCTATGTCTTGCGGGCTGTATTCTTGCAGCAGTATTGTGGCTTGTTACTGATGATCCACTAACTGCGGTCTTATTGGTTACTATTATTGATGCAGTAGCCTTTATTCCAACGATTCGTAAATCGTACTCTAAACCCAATAGCGAGCCAGTATTCACATATGCGATGAGTGGACTCAAGTTCGTTATAGGTATACTCGCACTTCAGCAGCTATCGCTAATTACCGTTCTATACCCTGCTTCATTAGTGCTAGCAAACGGCGGGTTTGTTATAATGCTGTGGGTTCGGAAGAGAAGCCTGAATAAATAGACAGATTTTAGTTGGCTTCTATTGCTTTTAGTAACCAAAAAAGCATAGAAGGCTTTAGCCGCTATCCAGTCTCCGGAGCCAAGGAGCCATGCTCAAAACGCTAGAGTTCTTTTGTGTTATTATAAAACTATACATTTTATAACTTGAAAGAAGGAACAATGCCTCTTATACGATGCGACTACTCAGAACATCACTTTAGTGACGAAAATCTTAAAATCTTGGTTAAAAAACTTTTTGATGTAAGTGCAGATTTGTGCAACTACAGCGAACAGGACGCTCAAAATAAAATATCTGTATTCAGCAAGCCATTTGGGAAATTTGATCACTCGACTGCATCAGCCGAAGTAGAAGTACTAGCTAAGATCACTGAATTTGATCAATCAGGCAAAACTCGCCAAGATGTTCGTGCCGAGTGGCTAAAGGCATACGAGTCTGCATTGATTCCCTTGGCTTTGCAAGCTAAGCTTTCTGCACCAATAATTTTTACAGTCACATTCCAGGACTGGGAAGTAGTAGTAGTTAGCTCGCAGGGCTCCGTACCTAATTAAGCTAGTTCTACCCCCCCCATTCGCTGGCCAGCGAACTAACCGGCCATCAATAATTCCAGATAGAACACCAACTACCCCAAAGTGGGCTCTTATCTAAAGAGGCCCGAAAGGGTCTTTTTTGATATAATTAGCAGATGCTAGACGAATATCATCAAAAATATGCAAACCGCTCTGATGAGGAAATGAGCGACCGAATTGCCGAGAAAGAAAAAGAACTTATTTTAATTCGTGATGCCGTTAGTCCTAAATTCTCATCGGGTATTCTAAATATCGCAGTGATGGGCTGTGGCGAGAAGCGGTTTGTTGCAGGGCATAGAGAAATATTTTCAAAAGTTTTTGAGAAACCGGTGAATATTACTACTTTTGATATTACAATTAATCACTTAGCCGGTGAAGAAAATATCATCCAGCACGACTGTACGCAGCCATTGCCGGGTGGACCATATGACATTACCTTTGCTCATGTATTATTACGATTTATTCCAAAAGAAAAACAATGGGATTTATTTAAAAATTCATTCAATGCACTTAAAGATGGCGGTATTGCGATACATGTTCTTGACCCAGAAGATTATGAGACAACAGAATTAGTCGACTTACCAGCAATAGAAGAAAACCTCAAAAAAGAAGGTATATCTTCAGCAACAGTGAAATTGCCTATTGGGCAAGCACTTGTGCTGATTAAATAGTTACATTTCAATTCGCTGGCCAGCGAACTAGCCGGCCAGCAATGATTCCAGACAGAACGCAAACGACCTAAAGTGGTCGCTCGAGCAAAAAAGACCCTATCCTGGGTCTTTTTTGGTATGATAGCAATATGAAGATACCAGGAATTATAGGCGGTCTTGGCCCCGAAACAACAGCCAACTTTTATTTGCAGATGAACCAGCTCGCTATTAAAAATAATTTTTCTATTAGGCCGGCTTGTCTTATATGGAATACCCCAATTCCTTACAATATTGAACAGCAATTACTTTTGGGTAATACTGGGATCGAAAAATATGAACCGTATTTAGTCGATGCTGCTAAACATCTAGAAAGTGGTGGGGCTGACTTTATAGTTATCCCCTGCAATACAGTACACTTGCTGATAGAAAAAGTACGCCAGGCAACAAGTTTGCCGGTAATTAGTATTATTGACGAAACAGCTCTAGTCTTACAGCTAAATGGCGTGAAAAGAGTTCTCGTACTAGCTACAGAACAAACCGTATCTAGTAATTTATATAGCAAGCAATTAAAAAGTAGGGGCGTGGAAGAGATCAATATTACACAGCCACAACAGGCCGAAATTAATGAAATAATTTTGAGACTGGTACATAGTAAGCAAACCGATACAGACAAGCAAAAGCTAATAGAGATTATTCAGAGCTACAAAACAAATGCAGACGCCACCGTATTTGCTTGCTCTGATTTACATAGTTTAGTAGCACCAAGCGAAAAGGCAAAAGTCTTTGACAGTATGGAAATATTAGCCGAAGCAACTATTAGAGAAATTCAAAAAGACTAGTTCTGACTTCCATTCGCAGGCCAGCGAACTAACCGGCCATCAATAATACCAGATAGAACGACAACCACCCAAAGTGAACGTTCGAACTAAAGCGACACAGGTTGGTCTTTTTTGATATGATAAAGCTATGAAGCCAAGATTGTATTTTATTGCCGGTATTTCGGGTTCGGGTAAAACGACAGTAGGTCGTAGGATAGAGCAATTAGGCGAAGTTGCTTTCGATAGCAAAATTCAAAAAGGCTTGTTTCGCTTTGCAGACAAAGATGGCAATCAGCCAGATGACTATCAGCCAAACGATAGCGACTGGATGGAAAAATATCATTGGGTATTAAATAAACCCATGCTTGATAACTTAATGGAACAAAATAAGACTGCAAAAAGAGTGTTTCTTTGTGGTGGTGCAGATGATTTAATGCAGTACTGGCCACTGGGTGAAAAAGTGTTCTTACTAAAAGTTGACGGCGAAACAATGCTAAAAAGGCTTCGAGAAGAAAAAAGAGATAATAGTTTTGGCAAAGATAAACAAACCCAAGACAGATTGTTAGAACGACTTGACCGTTATCAAGACAAGACGGTGCGTCTTGGTGCTATCCCGATAGATGCAAAAAAGTCAGTTAATGAGATTATCAAGAATATATTAGAGCAATCCAAATAAGTTTGTTCTAACTCACATCACCACGCGGCAATAGTACCTATGCCTAAAAGACTCGACGGGTCTTTTTTAGCATGATATATCCATGAAAGATGCACTTGTAATTCTGGCGGTTGTAACCAAAGTAGCACCATGGGCTGATATATTGTGTTAGTAACTAAATAATTTTAACAATAGGTATAATTAATATGAAAAAAGAAGAAGCTAAAAAACCAGAAAATCAAAAAGAGCCAAAAGTGAATAATAGCGAAACTAGCCAAAATACACCTCCTGTAGCTACATCCGGCACTCAAAAAGACTTTATGGCAGCAGCAATGCTGTCACTTTTTTTAGGATGGTTTGGGATAGATAGATTTTACCTTGGATATGTCGGTTCAGGAATACTTAAACTAATAACTTTTGGTGGTTGTGGTTTATGGTATCTTATCGATTTAATATTAATTCTCACCGGGTCGCTAAAGTCTGTAGATAAACAAGATTTAAAGGATAGACAAAAGAACATAAAATTGGCTTTAATTATCACAGCCGTTGTATTTGGTATTGGCCTACTGATGAGTATTGTTTCTAGTGCCACAAGACCACCTACAACATCAAACACTCAACCGCAACAACAGGTACAGAAGACAGAAGAAGCCAAGAAAGATGAACCAAAAAAGGAAGAACCTAAACAGCCTGAAGTACCTACAGAATATAAATCCGCACTTTCTAAGGCAACTTCGTATGCTAACAACCAACACATGTCAAAACTAGCTGTTTATGACCAGCTTACATCAGAGTATGGTGAAAAGTTCTCTGCTGCTGCGGCACAGTATGCTGTAGATAATGTTAAAGCCGATTGGAATGCTAATGCTCTGGTAAAAGCAAAAAGTTATCAAAGTATACAGAATATGTCGCCAGAAGCAATTCGTGACCAACTAACATCTCAGTATGGAGAGAAATTTACACCAGCAGAGGCAGATTACGCTATCCAAAACCTTAACAATTAGGTAAATTATGGTATTAATTTCGTCAAGTTATGAAGAATAGGATACTAAATATTATTGGTCTACAAACACCAATGGCTCGCCTTACGGTATTCACCGGAACAACCATTTGTCTATATAGTATTAGTTACTCTTCACTTCTGCAAACCCCAACTCTCTCACTATTCTCTAGGCTAAACATACCTTCGCCATCAATAGGTTTAACTAGGGCATATTGGTTATTAATCCACGGCGATTTGAATGGTGCATGG
This sequence is a window from Patescibacteria group bacterium. Protein-coding genes within it:
- a CDS encoding class I SAM-dependent methyltransferase, which gives rise to MLDEYHQKYANRSDEEMSDRIAEKEKELILIRDAVSPKFSSGILNIAVMGCGEKRFVAGHREIFSKVFEKPVNITTFDITINHLAGEENIIQHDCTQPLPGGPYDITFAHVLLRFIPKEKQWDLFKNSFNALKDGGIAIHVLDPEDYETTELVDLPAIEENLKKEGISSATVKLPIGQALVLIK
- a CDS encoding AAA family ATPase, which produces MKPRLYFIAGISGSGKTTVGRRIEQLGEVAFDSKIQKGLFRFADKDGNQPDDYQPNDSDWMEKYHWVLNKPMLDNLMEQNKTAKRVFLCGGADDLMQYWPLGEKVFLLKVDGETMLKRLREEKRDNSFGKDKQTQDRLLERLDRYQDKTVRLGAIPIDAKKSVNEIIKNILEQSK
- a CDS encoding DUF2752 domain-containing protein, with product MKNRILNIIGLQTPMARLTVFTGTTICLYSISYSSLLQTPTLSLFSRLNIPSPSIGLTRAYWLLIHGDLNGAWQMNKLVYLVALVLAGIIVVDGIALLRKVASTKDGKLSLNNSL
- a CDS encoding WhiB family transcriptional regulator, yielding MSTKPIPYDENLISQWMEMGACRSSGTEIFFSSSTKDQNIAKAMCSHCPVINICLRFALENYEIGVWGGTSDRQRKNIRKYRPN
- a CDS encoding amino acid racemase: MKIPGIIGGLGPETTANFYLQMNQLAIKNNFSIRPACLIWNTPIPYNIEQQLLLGNTGIEKYEPYLVDAAKHLESGGADFIVIPCNTVHLLIEKVRQATSLPVISIIDETALVLQLNGVKRVLVLATEQTVSSNLYSKQLKSRGVEEINITQPQQAEINEIILRLVHSKQTDTDKQKLIEIIQSYKTNADATVFACSDLHSLVAPSEKAKVFDSMEILAEATIREIQKD
- a CDS encoding Ltp family lipoprotein; the protein is MKKEEAKKPENQKEPKVNNSETSQNTPPVATSGTQKDFMAAAMLSLFLGWFGIDRFYLGYVGSGILKLITFGGCGLWYLIDLILILTGSLKSVDKQDLKDRQKNIKLALIITAVVFGIGLLMSIVSSATRPPTTSNTQPQQQVQKTEEAKKDEPKKEEPKQPEVPTEYKSALSKATSYANNQHMSKLAVYDQLTSEYGEKFSAAAAQYAVDNVKADWNANALVKAKSYQSIQNMSPEAIRDQLTSQYGEKFTPAEADYAIQNLNN